TAAATTGCACACCTGTGGATATCTTCTTCTTGAAATACTTGTTCCACATAAAATTGGACCACAAAAACTTTGTAGTCCTAAATATCCACCATAGATTAGCAAAAAATGCCTTTGAGACATCATGAAGGGACCTAAAACCTAGATCCCCCTGCTCTTTGGGAAGACAAAGATTCTGCCAAGAAGACCAATGTCTACTCCTACCTTCCTCCTTTGTACTCCAAAAGAATCTAGCAAAGAGCTTGTGAAGATGTTCTGGGATGTTTTTAGGTGGATCAAGAACTGATAAAATATGTACTAGCATACTTTGCAATACACTAGAGATGAGTGTTGCTTTTCCACCAAATTAAAGCAGTTTCCCTTTCCATGAATGCAATTTAGCCTTCACCTTCTTGATAAGATCATCATAGTACTCCTTCATCCTTCTAGTGCAGAAGATAGGACAACCAAGGTATGTAAAGGGAAATTTATCTCTTGCAAATCTAGTAATGTTCCCTACTGCCTGAAATAACCCATGTGCCACTTTAGAGTACATATAGTAGGAGCTCTTAGCTTTATTGATCATTTGACTCGATACCTTCTCATAGTTTTCCAACACTGCCATAATCTTGCTCAATGATGGAGGATGAGCAGAAGCAAAAATTATGGTATCATCAGCATAGGTTAAGTGATTCAGAGGATCAGACCACTTAGGCATCCCAAATCCAACAAAAGATTTATCTTCAAAGAGCTTGTTCTTATCTAGCTACTACCTCAACTGATAGTCCGAACAAGGCTGAAGATAGTGGATCCCCTTGCTTCACACCCCTTGTAGACTTGAAGAACCCTGAGGACTGCCCATTCACCAATACTGATACTAATTATTTGACACCTAATTCCATACCATGTTAATGAGGTGTTTTGAGAATCTCATCTTCCTTAGAACATGTCACAAATATTTCAATGAGACCCtgtgataagtggggattttaaccattatttgctctcttttacttacGTTTTTGGCTTAAAATGTGTAAAGGTAATCCCGGAAACTGATGTAATATGCTTGCTTGCAGGAATTGATCAAAATGAGCCAAATGAGGcataatcaactcataaaggagtcaaatcTGGAACAAAAACCAAGACTAGGCCAGGAGACCTGAACCATGGACCGCACAAATATTGTGCAGCCGCGAAAGCCACAACGTGGCCGTGATCACAAATACGCGGTCCGCGAAGTGAAGAATCAGAGGTTGCATTTTAAGGCCAAATGTTGAGCGAGGTCCGCATTAGAAATGTGCGGCTGCGAAAGTCTCACCGCGGCCATAATTGGAATTATATGGACTGCGGTGGTTGAGATTCAGAGAGTTCACGTTTCAAGCAAAAACAAGGAGTGCGGTTCGCGGTGGAATTACGTGGCCGCAAAAATCCACTACGTGGTTGTGATGAAAATTATGCAGCCCGTGAAACAAACCTCAGCCCAGATCCAGAAGTCAAAAATACGGACTGCGGTCAGTATTACGTGTCCGTAAAAGTAAGAGGGCATCCGCGGACAGAATTACGCAGCCGCAAAACCTTTGCAGGAgtatttttgtccgaaaatttcAGCTTAGAATAAATAGATCTTTTaaacatttttaggttaagttttgttTTTGCTGAGCACATGAGACGACTGGATATTCTGATTTGGGAAATTTTGTATTAGATTCATCTTTTAACattagcttttcatcttttaatctagtattatggattttatctttattttatctttgatttctgttatttccatgagtagctaaacccatatcTAGGGAAGTGACCTAACCCtggtgtgggtatttgatggatcttgaattttaaggcttgaatgtgtatgggttagtagtatttagtctagttcttgctagaactatggaattagtggttgcaaatactgattcatgcctttatgacttagtctctacttgagaaagaaggattaagtctaggaaaactagactaacaaggaattggggtgaactcaagaaattgatagccccaattgaAGGGTtaaaacctagagatagtaatacccgacttgagctaaaatcacttgaattgcatgaatacccatttgtatttgagaaagccaaattggtcAACATTACGccaactaccgagaggtatagagtgagtacctGGGTATAATAGCTATATTACAACCCCAATTAATCACATGATTTTCCTAGATTCTTGCTACCCGTTAGATATCTACCTAGGtagaagtcactaccctagtccctttaaacccttgaaaatcaacaacaaaaacatTATACTTAGGTTCAAATATTGCATGCTATAGAATAGAAGCAGAACTAAAAAACAAAACCAACCatttgtggaagtgtaattaagagcaaaaCCCGCATCTAGACTTGGATATAAACCTAATTCCAAACGaattaactccctgtggattcaaTCCCGACCTAGTTAGGTAAAACAACATCGACCatcctcgctactcaatagtagtgcaggctaGGACCCGACCAATTTTTGGCGTTGTTGCCGGGGAGTTAGACGGTTTTAGCTATATATCTGagtatttgtgtgttttgtttttctttccttccatTTTTCTAATTTGTGTGTGAATTGCTCTTAGGTACCAAATGGCTCTTAACAATGAAGCCCTTGGAAATTTGCcattgggggaggaggtagatgatgatcACGTGGATGAGATTCAACCCAAACCTCAACCACAAAGGAGAGGCCGACCGCCTCATGATAATATTCCAAACCCTCCCCCACCTCCAACAAGGGCATCACACTGGGTGTTGCCCAAcgaaggctatgcaagtgcaatagtGCCACCCCGGATTAGGGCAGGCAACTTTCAAATAACTAATGTCATGCTTACACTCTTGAAATAGAGGAGTTTCTTCACCGGAGCTCCACACCAAAACGCCTACAAGCATCTCAAAGGTTTTGTTGACACGTGCTGGAGGAGTAAGCAAACTAATGTCTCCGAGGACATATTGCGGTTAAGGCTTTTCCCATTTTCTCTAAGGGGGAAGGCTTTAGATTGGCTAGAAAGGTTTCCCAATCATTCCATCACCACTTAGGATGAGTTGGCCGAGAAGTTCATCAAAAAGTTCTTTTCTCCGGGACATATGGCGACGCTAAGAAATGAGATCCTTGCTTTTAAACAAGAGCCAAATGAACCACTCCTGAGATTTGGGAAAGGTATCGGACGATGGTTAAAGAATGTCCGAATAATGATATGACCaaagccatgatccaacaaacattctACCGTGGCATCAATACAAAAAACCAGTATGTAGTTAACCAACTCACCGGGGGGAATTTCATGATCACGCCATATG
This sequence is a window from Nicotiana sylvestris chromosome 3, ASM39365v2, whole genome shotgun sequence. Protein-coding genes within it:
- the LOC138888118 gene encoding uncharacterized mitochondrial protein AtMg00310-like gives rise to the protein MLVHILSVLDPPKNIPEHLHKLFARFFWSTKEEGRSRHWSSWQNLCLPKEQGDLGFRSLHDVSKAFFANLWWIFRTTKFLWSNFMWNKYFKKKISTDFPINEDLQEVAELRQGEAWNDQLLDQSFTEDIVDHIRSNVHYKESEEYWDRPY